A genomic window from Prunus persica cultivar Lovell chromosome G2, Prunus_persica_NCBIv2, whole genome shotgun sequence includes:
- the LOC18786141 gene encoding uncharacterized protein LOC18786141 isoform X2, with product MPPEPLPWDRKDFFKERKHERSESLGSVARWRDSPHHAPRDFNRWPSADFRRPPGHGKQGGWHLFSEDSGHGYASSRSGDKMLEDESCRPSFSRGDGRYGRNSRDNRGSYSQRECKGHSWETSSGSPNTPGRPNDVINEQRTQDDMLTYSSHQHSDFGSTWDQIQLKDQLDRMGGSTGLGAGQKCERENSLGSIDWKPLKWTRSGSMSSRGSGFSHSSSSKSIGAIDFNEAKVESQPKNATPVQSPSGEATTCVTSAAPSEETTSRKKPRLGWGEGLAKYEKKKVEVPDGSMNKDGAVCSVGNMEPVHSLSSNLADKSPRVTVFSDCASPATPSSVACSSSPGVEEKSFGKTANVDNNNRNFCGSPSPMSQSHHEGFTFNLEKLDCNSIANLGSSLRELLQSDDPSSVDSGIVRPTAMNKLLIWKGEISKVLEVTESEIDSLENELKVLNSDSGASCPRPATSSSLPVEDNDKSFKEQVTVTNLITRPAPLQIHSSGDADVEKMCLGNGDQVEFCGIVKDEDIDSPGTATSKFVEPLLKVVSSSDVMSHNDCSGDLDPIETTKGEAKCLVPGKDEVKTDLSACGNSSMLLGSEIVAPVSGGLGFCFSVVDTICNSICSSNKESANRSFEVFNKLLPREHYKVDISGVSISSSGKNDSLIKEKFAMRKRRLRFMERVLTLKYKAFQHLWKEDLRLLSIRKYRPKSHKKFELSLRATNNGYQKHRSSIRSRFSTPGNLSLVPTTEIINFTNKLLSDSQVKRYRNSLKMPALILDKKEKMVTRFISSNGLVEDPCVVEKERALMNPWTPEEKELFIEKLTTCGKDFRKIASFLDHKTTADCVEFYYKHHKSVCFEKTKKKADMTKQGKSSAKTYLISNGKKWNREMNAASLDILGAASAIAAHADGSTRSRQAFSGRLYLGGYRNTNPSRGDDTTVERSCSFDAIGNERETVAADVLAGICGSLSSEAVSSCITSSIDPGEGYREWKCQKVDSLARRPLTPDVMQNVDDETCSEESCGEMDPSDWTDAEKSSFIQAVSSYGKDFAMISRCVRTRSQHQCKVFFSKARKCLGLDLVHPVAGNGTSVGDDVNGGGSDTEDACVLETGSGISSDKSGCRMNEDMPLSVINMDDESDPAETMNLQTGPLRSEEKNVMGQLDHEGGKTLKSLASDAVETEDRPNLVLDDADCVRDAQKSRVFSADALKDDAAEEGILIAESEPVGGGINFDPTNPGMDGEKLMGELPSDGNTDTSRCSLPGSVHDSNSSGNASALAGGGSCSGFSLNPECLHQVSVGLNSMQKPSVISMPHENRHAPADSVSPDSAKIECEKAFNQDILSSTLDLQEGREPKSVGIDECNKHLPGLPIYTNVESSQVLKGYPLQMPTKKDTNGDVTSGNLSEVQNFSKPDRKINGHYMTKDGFLQFGNCKPQCSEVDFPLAPRKVEQPVGPPKAHSWSSSDSDKPSRNGDVKLFGKILSNPSSLSKSSSNIHENEEKGAHNHKLSNTSSNLKFTGHHNADGNSSLLKFDCSSYVGIEKVPRRSYGFWEGNKVHAGYPSFSDSAILLAKYPAAFGNFPTTSSKMEQQPLQAVVKNNDRNINGVSVFPSREISGSNGVVDYPVFSRSRDGAKVPPFTVDVKQQQRQDVFDMPRRNGFDTISSLQQQGRGIVGMNVVGRGGILVGGPCTGVSDPVAAIRMHYAKTEQYGGQPGSMIREEESWRGGKGDVGR from the exons ATGCCGCCAGAACCATTGCCTTGGGATCGGAAAGACTTCTTCAAGGAGAGGAAGCACGAGAGGTCGGAGTCCCTTGGCTCTGTGGCACGATGGAGGGACTCGCCCCATCATGCACCTCGCGACTTCAATCGTTGGCCTTCAGCCGATTTTCGCAGACCACCAG GTCATGGTAAGCAGGGTGGTTGGCACCTATTTTCCGAGGATTCTGGTCATGGCTATGCATCTTCTCGGTCTGGTGATAAGATGCTGGAAGATGAGAGCTGCCGACCATCATTTTCGCGTGGAGATGGAAGGTATGGTAGGAACAGCAGGGATAACAGAGGGTCTTACAGCCAGAGGGAATGTAAAGGTCATTCTTGGGAAACCAGCAGTGGGTCTCCAAACACACCGGGCAGGCCAAATGACGTGATTAATGAACAAAGGACGCAGGATGATATGCTGACATACTCATCTCATCAGCATTCTGACTTTGGAAGCACATGGGATCAGATTCAATTGAAAGACCAGCTTGATAGAATGGGCGGTTCTACTGGTCTAGGTGCTGGCCAgaaatgtgagagagagaactcGTTAGGCTCAATTGATTGGAAGCCCCTTAAATGGACGCGGTCTGGAAGCATGTCTTCTCGGGGTTCAGGTTTCAGCCATTCAAGTAGCTCAAAGAGCATTGGGGCCATTGATTTCAATGAAGCAAAGGTTGAGTCACAGCCAAAAAATGCCACTCCGGTGCAGTCTCCTTCAGGAGAAGCTACTACCTGTGTGACATCTGCTGCCCCATCAGAGGAAACAACTTCTAGGAAGAAGCCGCGCCTTGGATGGGGTGAGGGATTGGCAAAgtatgagaaaaagaaagtcgAGGTCCCTGATGGAAGCATGAACAAAGATGGGGCTGTTTGTTCTGTTGGTAACATGGAGCCGGTCCATTCTCTGAGTTCAAATTTGGCTGATAAAAGCCCTAGAGTTACAGTATTCTCAGATTGTGCATCTCCTGCAACTCCATCCTCTGTAGCTTGCAGTTCCTCTCCAG GTGTGGAGGAGAAATCATTTGGCAAGACAGCAAATGTTGACAACAATAATAGAAACTTTTGTGGTTCCCCTAGTCCTATGTCTCAGAGTCATCATGAGGGATTCACATTCAATTTGGAAAAGTTGGATTGCAATTCTATAGCTAATTTGGGCTCATCACTACGGGAATTGCTTCAATCTGATGACCCAAGTTCAGTGGATTCTGGTATTGTGAGGCCTACTGCAATGAACAAGTTACTTATATGGAAAGGTGAAATTTCGAAGGTGTTGGAAGTGACAGAGTCAGAAATTGATTCACTTGAAAACGAGCTTAAAGTATTGAACTCTGATTCTGGGGCCAGCTGTCCACGTCCAGCAACTTCTAGTTCTTTGCCTGTGGAGGACAATGATAAATCTTTCAAAGAACAGGTTACTGTCACAAATTTGATCACTCGGCCTGCTCCATTACAAATTCATTCTTCTGGGGACGCTGATGTGGAGAAGATGTGTCTTGGTAATGGTGACCAGGTAGAATTTTGTGGTATTGTTAAGGATGAGGATATTGATAGTCCTGGAACAGCGACGTCGAAATTTGTTGAACCATTACTAAAGGTGGTTTCTTCATCGGATGTGATGAGTCACAATGATTGTTCTGGGGATTTGGATCCAATTGAAACGACCAAAGGGGAAGCAAAATGCCTAGTGCCAGGAAAGGATGAAGTAAAGACTGACCTGTCTGCTTGTGGAAATAGTAGCATGCTTTTGGGTAGTGAGATAGTTGCACCTGTTTCTGGtggtttgggtttttgttttagtgTAGTTGATACGATATGCAATTCTATATGTTCTTCCAATAAAGAATCTGCAAATAGATCATTTGAAGTATTTAATAAGCTGTTACCAAGAGAGCACTACAAGGTTGATATATCTGGAGTTAGTATTTCCTCATCCGGGAAGAATGATTCGTTGATCAAAGAGAAGTTCGCCATGAGGAAGCGGCGTTTAAGGTTTATGGAGAGAGTCTTAACCTTAAAATATAAAGCCTTTCAACACCTGTGGAAGGAAGACTTGCGTTTGCTTTCCATACGAAAATATCGTCCGAAGTctcacaaaaaatttgaattaagcTTGCGAGCAACAAATAATGGGTATCAGAAGCATCGCTCTTCTATTCGATCTCGTTTTTCTACACCTG GAAATCTGAGCTTGGTCCCGACTACAGAGATCATTAATTTTACCAACAAGTTGCTGTCAGATTCCCAAGTCAAGCGTTATAGGAACTCATTGAAGATGCCAGCCTTAATCTTGGACAAGAAGGAGAAGATGGTGACGAGGTTTATTTCTAGTAATGGCTTAGTTGAAGATCCCTGTGTTGTTGAGAAGGAAAGGGCATTGATGAACCCATGGACGCCAGAAGAGAAAGAGCTGTTCATTGAAAAGCTTACCACATGCGGGAAGGATTTCAGAAAAATTGCTTCTTTTCTTGATCATAAGACGACTGCTGACTGTGTTGAGTTCTACTACAAACATCACAAATCtgtttgttttgagaaaacaaagaagaaggctGATATGACTAAGCAAGGAAAGTCTTCAGCTAAGACCTACCTAATTTCAAATGGGAAAAAATGGAATCGTGAGATGAATGCTGCATCCCTTGATATTTTAGGTGCTGCTTCTGCAATTGCAGCTCATGCCGATGGTAGCACAAGATCTCGACAGGCATTTTCAGGAAGGTTATATTTGGGAGGGTACAGGAATACTAATCCATCACGAGGTGATGACACCACTGTCGAAAGGTCTTGCAGTTTTGATGCTATTGGGAATGAAAGAGAAACAGTTGCTGCTGATGTTTTAGCAGGTATATGTGGCTCGCTGTCATCTGAGGCTGTGAGTTCTTGCATCACTAGTTCTATTGATCCTGGTGAGGGTTACCGAGAATGGAAGTGCCAGAAAGTGGATTCGCTAGCAAGGCGACCTTTGACGCCTGATGTTATGCAGAATGTTGATGATGAGACTTGCTCAGAGGAAAGTTGTGGAGAAATGGATCCTTCTGACTGGACAGATGCAGAGAAGTCTAGCTTTATACAGGCAGTGTCATCCTATGGCAAGGATTTTGCTATGATCTCACGATGTGTTCGAACGAGGTCCCAACATCAATGCAAGGTTTTCTTTAGTAAAGCTCGAAAGTGCCTTGGGCTTGATTTGGTACATCCTGTGGCTGGAAATGGAACATCTGTTGGTGACGATGTTAATGGAGGTGGGAGTGATACTGAAGATGCCTGTGTTCTGGAAACTGGTTCAGGTATTTCCAGTGATAAGTCAGGGTGTAGAATGAATGAGGACATGCCGTTGTCTGTCATTAACATGGATGATGAATCTGATCCTGCAGAGACCATGAATTTGCAAACAGGTCCACTTAGATCAGAGGAAAAAAATGTAATGGGACAATTAGATCATGAAGGTGGCAAGACACTCAAATCTCTGGCGTCTGATGCAGTAGAGACGGAGGATAGGCCTAATCTAGTTTTGGATGATGCCGATTGTGTAAGAGATGCCCAGAAAAGTCGAGTATTCTCTGCAGATGCTCTGAAAGATGATGCGGCTGAAGAGGGAATATTAATTGCAGAATCAGAACCTGTTGGTGGGGGAATCAACTTTGACCCAACTAATCCTGGCATGGATGGGGAAAAATTGATGGGTGAACTTCCTTCTGATGGCAATACAGATACAAGCAGATGCAGCCTACCAGGTTCAGTACACGATTCTAATTCAAGTGGCAATGCTTCTGCCCTGGCTGGTGGTGGTTCTTGTTCAGGTTTCAGTCTTAACCCCGAGTGCCTGCATCAAGTTTCTGTGGGGCTGAATTCTATGCAAAAGCCTTCTGTCATCTCAATGCCACATGAGAATCGTCATGCTCCTGCAGATTCTGTCTCACCAGATTCTGCTAAAATTGAATGCGAAAAAGCCTTTAAccaagatattttgtcgtcaaCCCTGGATCTACAGGAGGGTAGAGAGCCTAAATCTGTTGGGATAGATGAGTGTAACAAGCACTTACCCGGTCTTCCAATATATACAAATGTTGAATCCTCCCAGGTTCTCAAGGGCTATCCATTGCAAATGCCAACCAAGAAAGATACTAATGGGGATGTAACGTCTGGTAATTTATCTGAAGTTCAAAACTTTTCAAAGCCAGACAGGAAGATCAATGGTCATTATATGACGAAAGATGGCTTTCTTCAATTTGGTAACTGTAAGCCGCAATGTTCAGAGGTTGATTTTCCCCTTGCTCCCCGAAAGGTAGAACAACCAGTTGGCCCTCCAAAAGCCCATTCATGGAGTTCGTCAGATTCAGATAAACCAAGCCGGAATGGTGATGTGAAACTGTTTGGCAAAATACTCAGCAATCCATCATCCCTGTCCAAGTCAAGTTCCAACATCCatgagaatgaagaaaagGGAGCTCACAACCATAAGTTAAGCAACACGTCATCTAACCTAAAATTCACCGGGCATCACAATGCTGATGGAAATTCTTCTCTCCTGAAGTTTGATTGTAGTAGTTATGTGGGGATTGAGAAGGTTCCCAGGAGGAGTTATGGCTTTTGGGAAGGGAATAAAGTGCATGCTGGTTATCCATCTTTTTCTGATTCAGCTATCTTGCTGGCCAAGTACCCTGCAGCATTTGGCAACTTCCCTACTACCTCTTCCAAAATGGAACAGCAGCCATTGCAGGCGGTTGTCAAGAACAACGATCGGAATATTAATGGTGTATCAGTTTTTCCTTCCAGGGAAATTAGTGGCAGCAATGGAGTTGTGGATTACCCGGTGTTCAGTAGGAGTCGGGATGGTGCTAAAGTGCCCCCATTTACAGTAGATGTGAAGCAGCAGCAGCGGCAAGACGTATTTGATATGCCAAGACGAAATGGGTTTGATACAATTTCGAGTTTACAGCAGCAAGGAAGGGGGATTGTTGGGATGAACGTAGTAGGGAGGGGAGGGATCCTTGTAGGGGGTCCATGTACTGGTGTTTCAGATCCTGTTGCTGCCATAAGAATGCATTATGCAAAAACCGAACAGTATGGGGGGCAGCCGGGGAGCATGATTAGGGAGGAAGAGTCCTGGAGAGGAGGTAAGGGTGATGTAGGAAGGTAG
- the LOC18786141 gene encoding uncharacterized protein LOC18786141 isoform X1, with protein sequence MPPEPLPWDRKDFFKERKHERSESLGSVARWRDSPHHAPRDFNRWPSADFRRPPGHGKQGGWHLFSEDSGHGYASSRSGDKMLEDESCRPSFSRGDGRYGRNSRDNRGSYSQRECKGHSWETSSGSPNTPGRPNDVINEQRTQDDMLTYSSHQHSDFGSTWDQIQLKDQLDRMGGSTGLGAGQKCERENSLGSIDWKPLKWTRSGSMSSRGSGFSHSSSSKSIGAIDFNEAKVESQPKNATPVQSPSGEATTCVTSAAPSEETTSRKKPRLGWGEGLAKYEKKKVEVPDGSMNKDGAVCSVGNMEPVHSLSSNLADKSPRVTVFSDCASPATPSSVACSSSPGVEEKSFGKTANVDNNNRNFCGSPSPMSQSHHEGFTFNLEKLDCNSIANLGSSLRELLQSDDPSSVDSGIVRPTAMNKLLIWKGEISKVLEVTESEIDSLENELKVLNSDSGASCPRPATSSSLPVEDNDKSFKEQVTVTNLITRPAPLQIHSSGDADVEKMCLGNGDQVEFCGIVKDEDIDSPGTATSKFVEPLLKVVSSSDVMSHNDCSGDLDPIETTKGEAKCLVPGKDEVKTDLSACGNSSMLLGSEIVAPVSGGLGFCFSVVDTICNSICSSNKESANRSFEVFNKLLPREHYKVDISGVSISSSGKNDSLIKEKFAMRKRRLRFMERVLTLKYKAFQHLWKEDLRLLSIRKYRPKSHKKFELSLRATNNGYQKHRSSIRSRFSTPAGNLSLVPTTEIINFTNKLLSDSQVKRYRNSLKMPALILDKKEKMVTRFISSNGLVEDPCVVEKERALMNPWTPEEKELFIEKLTTCGKDFRKIASFLDHKTTADCVEFYYKHHKSVCFEKTKKKADMTKQGKSSAKTYLISNGKKWNREMNAASLDILGAASAIAAHADGSTRSRQAFSGRLYLGGYRNTNPSRGDDTTVERSCSFDAIGNERETVAADVLAGICGSLSSEAVSSCITSSIDPGEGYREWKCQKVDSLARRPLTPDVMQNVDDETCSEESCGEMDPSDWTDAEKSSFIQAVSSYGKDFAMISRCVRTRSQHQCKVFFSKARKCLGLDLVHPVAGNGTSVGDDVNGGGSDTEDACVLETGSGISSDKSGCRMNEDMPLSVINMDDESDPAETMNLQTGPLRSEEKNVMGQLDHEGGKTLKSLASDAVETEDRPNLVLDDADCVRDAQKSRVFSADALKDDAAEEGILIAESEPVGGGINFDPTNPGMDGEKLMGELPSDGNTDTSRCSLPGSVHDSNSSGNASALAGGGSCSGFSLNPECLHQVSVGLNSMQKPSVISMPHENRHAPADSVSPDSAKIECEKAFNQDILSSTLDLQEGREPKSVGIDECNKHLPGLPIYTNVESSQVLKGYPLQMPTKKDTNGDVTSGNLSEVQNFSKPDRKINGHYMTKDGFLQFGNCKPQCSEVDFPLAPRKVEQPVGPPKAHSWSSSDSDKPSRNGDVKLFGKILSNPSSLSKSSSNIHENEEKGAHNHKLSNTSSNLKFTGHHNADGNSSLLKFDCSSYVGIEKVPRRSYGFWEGNKVHAGYPSFSDSAILLAKYPAAFGNFPTTSSKMEQQPLQAVVKNNDRNINGVSVFPSREISGSNGVVDYPVFSRSRDGAKVPPFTVDVKQQQRQDVFDMPRRNGFDTISSLQQQGRGIVGMNVVGRGGILVGGPCTGVSDPVAAIRMHYAKTEQYGGQPGSMIREEESWRGGKGDVGR encoded by the exons ATGCCGCCAGAACCATTGCCTTGGGATCGGAAAGACTTCTTCAAGGAGAGGAAGCACGAGAGGTCGGAGTCCCTTGGCTCTGTGGCACGATGGAGGGACTCGCCCCATCATGCACCTCGCGACTTCAATCGTTGGCCTTCAGCCGATTTTCGCAGACCACCAG GTCATGGTAAGCAGGGTGGTTGGCACCTATTTTCCGAGGATTCTGGTCATGGCTATGCATCTTCTCGGTCTGGTGATAAGATGCTGGAAGATGAGAGCTGCCGACCATCATTTTCGCGTGGAGATGGAAGGTATGGTAGGAACAGCAGGGATAACAGAGGGTCTTACAGCCAGAGGGAATGTAAAGGTCATTCTTGGGAAACCAGCAGTGGGTCTCCAAACACACCGGGCAGGCCAAATGACGTGATTAATGAACAAAGGACGCAGGATGATATGCTGACATACTCATCTCATCAGCATTCTGACTTTGGAAGCACATGGGATCAGATTCAATTGAAAGACCAGCTTGATAGAATGGGCGGTTCTACTGGTCTAGGTGCTGGCCAgaaatgtgagagagagaactcGTTAGGCTCAATTGATTGGAAGCCCCTTAAATGGACGCGGTCTGGAAGCATGTCTTCTCGGGGTTCAGGTTTCAGCCATTCAAGTAGCTCAAAGAGCATTGGGGCCATTGATTTCAATGAAGCAAAGGTTGAGTCACAGCCAAAAAATGCCACTCCGGTGCAGTCTCCTTCAGGAGAAGCTACTACCTGTGTGACATCTGCTGCCCCATCAGAGGAAACAACTTCTAGGAAGAAGCCGCGCCTTGGATGGGGTGAGGGATTGGCAAAgtatgagaaaaagaaagtcgAGGTCCCTGATGGAAGCATGAACAAAGATGGGGCTGTTTGTTCTGTTGGTAACATGGAGCCGGTCCATTCTCTGAGTTCAAATTTGGCTGATAAAAGCCCTAGAGTTACAGTATTCTCAGATTGTGCATCTCCTGCAACTCCATCCTCTGTAGCTTGCAGTTCCTCTCCAG GTGTGGAGGAGAAATCATTTGGCAAGACAGCAAATGTTGACAACAATAATAGAAACTTTTGTGGTTCCCCTAGTCCTATGTCTCAGAGTCATCATGAGGGATTCACATTCAATTTGGAAAAGTTGGATTGCAATTCTATAGCTAATTTGGGCTCATCACTACGGGAATTGCTTCAATCTGATGACCCAAGTTCAGTGGATTCTGGTATTGTGAGGCCTACTGCAATGAACAAGTTACTTATATGGAAAGGTGAAATTTCGAAGGTGTTGGAAGTGACAGAGTCAGAAATTGATTCACTTGAAAACGAGCTTAAAGTATTGAACTCTGATTCTGGGGCCAGCTGTCCACGTCCAGCAACTTCTAGTTCTTTGCCTGTGGAGGACAATGATAAATCTTTCAAAGAACAGGTTACTGTCACAAATTTGATCACTCGGCCTGCTCCATTACAAATTCATTCTTCTGGGGACGCTGATGTGGAGAAGATGTGTCTTGGTAATGGTGACCAGGTAGAATTTTGTGGTATTGTTAAGGATGAGGATATTGATAGTCCTGGAACAGCGACGTCGAAATTTGTTGAACCATTACTAAAGGTGGTTTCTTCATCGGATGTGATGAGTCACAATGATTGTTCTGGGGATTTGGATCCAATTGAAACGACCAAAGGGGAAGCAAAATGCCTAGTGCCAGGAAAGGATGAAGTAAAGACTGACCTGTCTGCTTGTGGAAATAGTAGCATGCTTTTGGGTAGTGAGATAGTTGCACCTGTTTCTGGtggtttgggtttttgttttagtgTAGTTGATACGATATGCAATTCTATATGTTCTTCCAATAAAGAATCTGCAAATAGATCATTTGAAGTATTTAATAAGCTGTTACCAAGAGAGCACTACAAGGTTGATATATCTGGAGTTAGTATTTCCTCATCCGGGAAGAATGATTCGTTGATCAAAGAGAAGTTCGCCATGAGGAAGCGGCGTTTAAGGTTTATGGAGAGAGTCTTAACCTTAAAATATAAAGCCTTTCAACACCTGTGGAAGGAAGACTTGCGTTTGCTTTCCATACGAAAATATCGTCCGAAGTctcacaaaaaatttgaattaagcTTGCGAGCAACAAATAATGGGTATCAGAAGCATCGCTCTTCTATTCGATCTCGTTTTTCTACACCTG cagGAAATCTGAGCTTGGTCCCGACTACAGAGATCATTAATTTTACCAACAAGTTGCTGTCAGATTCCCAAGTCAAGCGTTATAGGAACTCATTGAAGATGCCAGCCTTAATCTTGGACAAGAAGGAGAAGATGGTGACGAGGTTTATTTCTAGTAATGGCTTAGTTGAAGATCCCTGTGTTGTTGAGAAGGAAAGGGCATTGATGAACCCATGGACGCCAGAAGAGAAAGAGCTGTTCATTGAAAAGCTTACCACATGCGGGAAGGATTTCAGAAAAATTGCTTCTTTTCTTGATCATAAGACGACTGCTGACTGTGTTGAGTTCTACTACAAACATCACAAATCtgtttgttttgagaaaacaaagaagaaggctGATATGACTAAGCAAGGAAAGTCTTCAGCTAAGACCTACCTAATTTCAAATGGGAAAAAATGGAATCGTGAGATGAATGCTGCATCCCTTGATATTTTAGGTGCTGCTTCTGCAATTGCAGCTCATGCCGATGGTAGCACAAGATCTCGACAGGCATTTTCAGGAAGGTTATATTTGGGAGGGTACAGGAATACTAATCCATCACGAGGTGATGACACCACTGTCGAAAGGTCTTGCAGTTTTGATGCTATTGGGAATGAAAGAGAAACAGTTGCTGCTGATGTTTTAGCAGGTATATGTGGCTCGCTGTCATCTGAGGCTGTGAGTTCTTGCATCACTAGTTCTATTGATCCTGGTGAGGGTTACCGAGAATGGAAGTGCCAGAAAGTGGATTCGCTAGCAAGGCGACCTTTGACGCCTGATGTTATGCAGAATGTTGATGATGAGACTTGCTCAGAGGAAAGTTGTGGAGAAATGGATCCTTCTGACTGGACAGATGCAGAGAAGTCTAGCTTTATACAGGCAGTGTCATCCTATGGCAAGGATTTTGCTATGATCTCACGATGTGTTCGAACGAGGTCCCAACATCAATGCAAGGTTTTCTTTAGTAAAGCTCGAAAGTGCCTTGGGCTTGATTTGGTACATCCTGTGGCTGGAAATGGAACATCTGTTGGTGACGATGTTAATGGAGGTGGGAGTGATACTGAAGATGCCTGTGTTCTGGAAACTGGTTCAGGTATTTCCAGTGATAAGTCAGGGTGTAGAATGAATGAGGACATGCCGTTGTCTGTCATTAACATGGATGATGAATCTGATCCTGCAGAGACCATGAATTTGCAAACAGGTCCACTTAGATCAGAGGAAAAAAATGTAATGGGACAATTAGATCATGAAGGTGGCAAGACACTCAAATCTCTGGCGTCTGATGCAGTAGAGACGGAGGATAGGCCTAATCTAGTTTTGGATGATGCCGATTGTGTAAGAGATGCCCAGAAAAGTCGAGTATTCTCTGCAGATGCTCTGAAAGATGATGCGGCTGAAGAGGGAATATTAATTGCAGAATCAGAACCTGTTGGTGGGGGAATCAACTTTGACCCAACTAATCCTGGCATGGATGGGGAAAAATTGATGGGTGAACTTCCTTCTGATGGCAATACAGATACAAGCAGATGCAGCCTACCAGGTTCAGTACACGATTCTAATTCAAGTGGCAATGCTTCTGCCCTGGCTGGTGGTGGTTCTTGTTCAGGTTTCAGTCTTAACCCCGAGTGCCTGCATCAAGTTTCTGTGGGGCTGAATTCTATGCAAAAGCCTTCTGTCATCTCAATGCCACATGAGAATCGTCATGCTCCTGCAGATTCTGTCTCACCAGATTCTGCTAAAATTGAATGCGAAAAAGCCTTTAAccaagatattttgtcgtcaaCCCTGGATCTACAGGAGGGTAGAGAGCCTAAATCTGTTGGGATAGATGAGTGTAACAAGCACTTACCCGGTCTTCCAATATATACAAATGTTGAATCCTCCCAGGTTCTCAAGGGCTATCCATTGCAAATGCCAACCAAGAAAGATACTAATGGGGATGTAACGTCTGGTAATTTATCTGAAGTTCAAAACTTTTCAAAGCCAGACAGGAAGATCAATGGTCATTATATGACGAAAGATGGCTTTCTTCAATTTGGTAACTGTAAGCCGCAATGTTCAGAGGTTGATTTTCCCCTTGCTCCCCGAAAGGTAGAACAACCAGTTGGCCCTCCAAAAGCCCATTCATGGAGTTCGTCAGATTCAGATAAACCAAGCCGGAATGGTGATGTGAAACTGTTTGGCAAAATACTCAGCAATCCATCATCCCTGTCCAAGTCAAGTTCCAACATCCatgagaatgaagaaaagGGAGCTCACAACCATAAGTTAAGCAACACGTCATCTAACCTAAAATTCACCGGGCATCACAATGCTGATGGAAATTCTTCTCTCCTGAAGTTTGATTGTAGTAGTTATGTGGGGATTGAGAAGGTTCCCAGGAGGAGTTATGGCTTTTGGGAAGGGAATAAAGTGCATGCTGGTTATCCATCTTTTTCTGATTCAGCTATCTTGCTGGCCAAGTACCCTGCAGCATTTGGCAACTTCCCTACTACCTCTTCCAAAATGGAACAGCAGCCATTGCAGGCGGTTGTCAAGAACAACGATCGGAATATTAATGGTGTATCAGTTTTTCCTTCCAGGGAAATTAGTGGCAGCAATGGAGTTGTGGATTACCCGGTGTTCAGTAGGAGTCGGGATGGTGCTAAAGTGCCCCCATTTACAGTAGATGTGAAGCAGCAGCAGCGGCAAGACGTATTTGATATGCCAAGACGAAATGGGTTTGATACAATTTCGAGTTTACAGCAGCAAGGAAGGGGGATTGTTGGGATGAACGTAGTAGGGAGGGGAGGGATCCTTGTAGGGGGTCCATGTACTGGTGTTTCAGATCCTGTTGCTGCCATAAGAATGCATTATGCAAAAACCGAACAGTATGGGGGGCAGCCGGGGAGCATGATTAGGGAGGAAGAGTCCTGGAGAGGAGGTAAGGGTGATGTAGGAAGGTAG